Proteins encoded in a region of the Dendropsophus ebraccatus isolate aDenEbr1 chromosome 11, aDenEbr1.pat, whole genome shotgun sequence genome:
- the LOC138767834 gene encoding gap junction delta-2 protein-like has product MGDWSILGRLLTEVQNHSTVIGKIWLTMLLIFRILLVTLVGDAMYGDEQSKFTCNTLQPGCNNVCYDSFAPVSHLRFWIFQIVLVSTPSIFYIIYVLHKVAKDEKTELERAYIMELLQSLSIGENLLTSPDADVEMKDISRKGDRFKPKIAHDPIRGPIPVFDKMHVIYIVHVVLRSIMEMAFLVGQYYLYGFEVPHLFQCHTYPCPTKTDCFVSRATEKTVFLNFMFGVGLGCFILNIVELHYLGWFYVFRILAVACNTCCEFKSKKKKRLRVLHPEQNSLLIHLKDTIQERFVLKTSSTLSPEKMGFLPSPPTSTISFTNEDNDITTSKQSLDIKHSNKAKITKIKKSWL; this is encoded by the coding sequence ATGGGCGACTGGTCAATTTTAGGTCGTCTTTTAACAGAGGTCCAGAACCATTCAACAGTTATTGGGAAAATATGGCTGACGATGCTACTTATTTTCAGAATTCTCTTAGTAACACTGGTCGGTGATGCTATGTATGGAGATGAACAGTCTAAATTCACCTGCAATACCCTTCAACCTGGTTGCAACAATGTATGTTATGATAGCTTTGCCCCTGTCTCACATCTAAGGTTCTGGATATTTCAGATTGTCCTGGTGTCCACACCATCCATTTTTTACATTATCTATGTCCTCCACAAAGTTGCTAAAGATGAGAAAACTGAATTGGAAAGGGCCTATATCATGGAACTTCTTCAAAGCTTATCAATTGGAGAAAATTTACTCACAAGTCCAGACGCAGATGTAGAAATGAAAGATATCTCCAGGAAAGGAGACAGGTTTAAACCAAAAATTGCGCATGATCCCATCAGAGGTCCTATTCCAGTGTTTGACAAAATGCATGTCATTTACATTGTTCATGTGGTCCTCAGGTCAATCATGGAAATGGCATTCTTAGTCGGACAATACTATCTTTATGGTTTCGAAGTTCCTCATCTTTTCCAGTGCCATACTTATCCATGCCCCACCAAGACTGATTGCTTTGTCTCCAGGGCTACTGAAAAGACTGTGTTTCTTAACTTCATGTTTGGAGTTGGACTTGGGTGTTTTATATTGAACATTGTTGAGTTGCATTACCTGGGGTGGTTTTATGTGTTTCGGATCCTAGCAGTTGCCTGTAACACCTGTTGTGAATTTAAGagcaagaagaagaagagactcaGGGTGCTTCACCCCGAGCAAAATAGCCTGCTCATCCATTTGAAAGACACTATACAAGAACGCTTTGTCCTAAAGACATCTTCAACTCTGTCTCCAGAGAAGATGGGTTTTCTTCCTTCACCCCCAACAAGTACAATATCATTCACAAATGAAGACAATGATATTACTACCTCAAAACAAAGTCTCGATATCAAGCACAGTAATAAAGCTAAAATAACCAAGATCAAGAAATCCTGGCTGTGA